A portion of the Leptidea sinapis chromosome 13, ilLepSina1.1, whole genome shotgun sequence genome contains these proteins:
- the LOC126967561 gene encoding uncharacterized protein LOC126967561, with protein sequence MNRYLYAIVYAILVLSIVDPLNAKRFGGGGGRHSYPKSGGLSGSGGSHSYPHSGGLSGGGHGSSSGSHGYPASSGMSGSHGSPNTGGSHGYPSSGSNSHGYPPGKGLSGNSPSSQAGHTTHVHNYYNYNPPQQIRYTPVHGAAPVSYPVYRGAPPTYVYQYKDSGSKYGTLLAGLALLNLGTLAGGAYALSHAGQSSHSYKPQPGEVCKFGVKKDNGDYEETKIDCQLITSFIFEEQAKAQNNGGTNTTVVTTITNVTTINTGNGAPETSTGLNKMYEMFPNGTLVPADTSTANATLTNATNTSANNVTSSVTITTTNTTVTNALDVKGKPVEVTPGMKCYVMRHSPTSNMRRSVPCGLLQSYADQSLNKNSASKTVPFLTTLTVILGMLVTH encoded by the coding sequence ATGAATCGTTATTTATACGCAATTGTTTACGCTATTTTAGTTCTCTCTATAGTTGATCCATTGAATGCAAAACGTTTTGGTGGCGGCGGTGGTAGACACAGTTATCCGAAATCTGGTGGCCTTTCTGGCAGTGGGGGCAGTCATTCATATCCTCATTCCGGTGGATTATCAGGTGGAGGACATGGATCTTCAAGTGGAAGTCACGGATATCCTGCTTCCTCGGGTATGTCGGGTAGTCATGGCTCTCCAAACACTGGTGGAAGCCACGGATATCCTTCATCCGGTAGTAACAGTCATGGATATCCTCCCGGCAAAGGATTATCAGGCAACTCGCCAAGCTCGCAAGCGGGACACACTACTCACGTCCATAATTACTACAACTACAATCCTCCCCAACAAATAAGGTACACACCAGTGCACGGGGCAGCCCCAGTCAGTTATCCGGTTTACCGTGGCGCTCCACCAACATACGTCTACCAATACAAGGACTCCGGAAGTAAATACGGCACATTGCTGGCTGGTCTGGCCCTCCTTAACCTCGGTACACTAGCAGGGGGCGCGTATGCACTCAGCCACGCAGGGCAATCAAGCCATTCATACAAACCACAACCGGGCGAGGTGTGCAAATTCGGCGTGAAAAAAGACAATGGAGATtacgaagaaacaaaaatagACTGTCAACTTATAACAAGTTTTATATTCGAGGAGCAAGCGAAGGCCCAGAACAATGGAGGCACTAATACTACAGTTGTGACAACTATTACGAACGTGACGACAATCAACACAGGAAACGGAGCACCAGAGACATCTACAGGGCTAAACAAAATGTACGAAATGTTTCCCAACGGCACCCTGGTACCCGCAGACACTTCCACCGCCAACGCAACATTGACTAATGCAACAAATACGTCAGCAAACAATGTGACGTCATCCGTAACAATTACAACCACGAACACAACAGTAACAAACGCTTTGGACGTGAAGGGAAAACCCGTTGAAGTGACGCCGGGGATGAAATGTTACGTCATGCGGCATTCTCCGACATCCAACATGAGACGTTCAGTTCCATGTGGTTTATTGCAATCATACGCAGACCAATCTCTTAATAAGAATTCCGCGTCTAAGACCGTTCCATTTCTTACCACTTTAACAGTTATATTAGGGATGTTAGTTACTCATTAG